One window of the Lytechinus variegatus isolate NC3 chromosome 3, Lvar_3.0, whole genome shotgun sequence genome contains the following:
- the LOC121410388 gene encoding protein OS-9-like isoform X1 has product MGLKRIENLAFALFLTNITMLAGTSVHFLDIEELKSIHYDIDILENPVLYGRPLHTEVVYLSSKFGQRYECQLPDVADVGKVQEEEKSAAETGISDLLKPMELAPCLLKNKDWWTYEFCYGKHVRQFHLENSQVSGEVITIGVFESEMDWKNKSHSAAKRHRLNRYHSHRYVNGSNCDLTGKPREAEVRFLCAENELDTMTRIDEPESCRYVITVHTMRICHHPYLKPPAKAKPKTILCYPLLMQEQYDQYMHQQTKHRYSKEAQEGDIADDEKEGKESISGDLDDSDDNEDSDDDDLELLEEHHLNGDASNLGPDKALAEKEVGRSAMHPDELANLLTEVVEGVQGTIKKINSQLEGDGTPGDESIDDDDDEDDMELLKMDYKALIDAVKYLPTENQAEAMELIKELEETFQSIDAMEKVLDQIDDDLEDSLQQSDSPSEDHVTVLETNMDDDMIGEDEINEGVTGESLMKEEMKEKGEEDKEEFEEEGLDENHLTETLNRLIRKLKENDGVQRDSSSSDNTPSESGDVSNRVRVRVTRVKLDKNQKASSEQEVKFLDTDHQDIEKAISDQLEKSGVNKNGASQFEVRILSYVPEEWPDQGTEEEGFAILNEEDSSYFRNMIFSLVMRDDGEVQSRQAKLQKNYGFQWNADPDMDQSKISDESRDQEEVQILIPRFRTKDSSQEQGQSDPES; this is encoded by the exons ATGGGATTGAAGCGAATAGAAAACCTCGCATTCGCGTTGTTTTTAACCAACATTACCATGTTGGCAGGGACATCAGTACATTTCTTGGATATAGAAGAACTCAAAAGTATCCATTATGACATAGATATCCTTGAAAATCCTGTTTTATATGGAAGA CCACTCCATACCGAGGTAGTTTACTTGAGTTCTAAGTTTGGACAGCGTTATGAATGCCAACTCCCTGATGTTGCTGATGTTGGTAAAGTGCAAGAAGAAGAGAAGTCTGCTGCTGAAACAGGAATATCAGATCTTCTCAAACCCATGGAACTTGCACCCTGCTTGCTCAAG AACAAAGATTGGTGGACATATGAGTTCTGCTATGGAAAACATGTTCGACAATTTCACCTAGAAAATAGTCAAGTTTCAGGGGAAGTGATCACTATTGGCGTCTTTGAATCTGAAATGGACTGGAAAAACAAAAGCCATTCT gCTGCAAAAAGACACAGATTGAATCGATACCACAGTCATCGCTATGTCAATGGATCAAACTGTGACTTGACTGGTAAACCAAGAGAAGCTGAAGTTAGA TTTTTATGTGCTGAGAATGAGCTTGATACAATGACTAGGATTGATGAGCCAGAATCATGTCGCTATGTGATTACAGTACATACTATGAGGATATGCCATCATCCTTACCTGAAACCACCAGCCAAGGCTAAACCAAAGACAATCCTCTGCTACCCTCTACTCATGCAAGAACAATATGACCAATATATGCATCAACAGACTAAACATA GATATTCAAAAGAAGCACAGGAAGGAGATATTGCTGATGatgagaaagaaggaaaggagagTATCTCTGGAGATCTAGATGACTCAGATGATAATGaagacagtgatgatgatgatctagAACTACTTGAGGAACACCATCTCAATGGAGACGCATCAAATCTTGGACCTGATAAGGCCCTTGCAGAAAAAG aggttggcaggtctgctaTGCACCCTGATGAGCTAGCAAACTTACTTACAGAGGTTGTGGAAGGAGTACAAGGAACAATCAAGAAAATCAACTCTCAACTTGAAG GTGATGGGACGCCAGGTGATGAAAGcattgatgatgacgatgatgaagatgatatggAGCTTCTCAAGATGGACTATAAGGCATTGATTGATGCAGTCAAATATCTACCTACAGAGAATCAAGCAGAAGCTATGGAACTAATCAAGGAGCTTGAAGAAACTTTTCAAAGTATTGATGCAATGGAGAAGGTGCTAGAT CAAATTGATGATGATTTGGAGGATTCATTGCAGCAATCAGACTCACCCTCTGAAGACCATGTCACAGTCTTAGAAACAAACATGGATGATGACATGATAGGAGAAGATGAAATCAATGAAGGTGTCACTGGAGAAAGTCtaatgaaagaagaaatgaaggaGAAAGGGGAGGAGGACAAGGAGGAATTTGAAGAGGAGGGGTTAGATGAGAATCATTTGACTGAAACATTAAACAGGCTTATTAGGAAGCTGAAAGAAAATG ATGGTGTTCAAAGAGATTCATCATCCTCAGATAATACTCCTTCAGAATCTGGTGATGTAAGCAACAGGGTCAGAGTACGGGTCACTAGGGTCAAGTTGGACAAGAATCAGAAGGCATCATCTGAGCAGGAGGTCAAGTTTCTAGATACAGATCATCAAGATATTGAAAAAGCCATTTCAGATCAATTAGAGAAATCTGGGGTAAATAAGAATG GTGCTAGTCAGTTTGAAGTGAGAATTTTGAGCTATGTACCAGAAGAATGGCCAGATCAAGGGACTGAGGAGGAAGGATTCGCTATATTGAATGAGGAAGATAGCAGCTATTTTAGGAATATGATCTTTAGTTTGGTG ATGAGGGATGATGGAGAGGTTCAATCACGACAAGCCAAACTTCAAAAGAATTATGGATTCCAATGGAATGCAGACCCAGATATGGACCAGTCTAAAATATCAGATGAGAGCCGAGACCAAGAAGAGGTCCAGATCCTCATTCCAAGATTCAGAACAAAAGATTCTTCTCAAGAACAAGGTCAATCAGATCCTGAAAGTTAA
- the LOC121410388 gene encoding protein OS-9-like isoform X2, which produces MGLKRIENLAFALFLTNITMLAGTSVHFLDIEELKSIHYDIDILENPVLYGRPLHTEVVYLSSKFGQRYECQLPDVADVGKVQEEEKSAAETGISDLLKPMELAPCLLKNKDWWTYEFCYGKHVRQFHLENSQVSGEVITIGVFESEMDWKNKSHSAAKRHRLNRYHSHRYVNGSNCDLTGKPREAEVRFLCAENELDTMTRIDEPESCRYVITVHTMRICHHPYLKPPAKAKPKTILCYPLLMQEQYDQYMHQQTKHRYSKEAQEGDIADDEKEGKESISGDLDDSDDNEDSDDDDLELLEEHHLNGDASNLGPDKALAEKEVGRSAMHPDELANLLTEVVEGVQGTIKKINSQLEGDESIDDDDDEDDMELLKMDYKALIDAVKYLPTENQAEAMELIKELEETFQSIDAMEKVLDQIDDDLEDSLQQSDSPSEDHVTVLETNMDDDMIGEDEINEGVTGESLMKEEMKEKGEEDKEEFEEEGLDENHLTETLNRLIRKLKENDGVQRDSSSSDNTPSESGDVSNRVRVRVTRVKLDKNQKASSEQEVKFLDTDHQDIEKAISDQLEKSGVNKNGASQFEVRILSYVPEEWPDQGTEEEGFAILNEEDSSYFRNMIFSLVMRDDGEVQSRQAKLQKNYGFQWNADPDMDQSKISDESRDQEEVQILIPRFRTKDSSQEQGQSDPES; this is translated from the exons ATGGGATTGAAGCGAATAGAAAACCTCGCATTCGCGTTGTTTTTAACCAACATTACCATGTTGGCAGGGACATCAGTACATTTCTTGGATATAGAAGAACTCAAAAGTATCCATTATGACATAGATATCCTTGAAAATCCTGTTTTATATGGAAGA CCACTCCATACCGAGGTAGTTTACTTGAGTTCTAAGTTTGGACAGCGTTATGAATGCCAACTCCCTGATGTTGCTGATGTTGGTAAAGTGCAAGAAGAAGAGAAGTCTGCTGCTGAAACAGGAATATCAGATCTTCTCAAACCCATGGAACTTGCACCCTGCTTGCTCAAG AACAAAGATTGGTGGACATATGAGTTCTGCTATGGAAAACATGTTCGACAATTTCACCTAGAAAATAGTCAAGTTTCAGGGGAAGTGATCACTATTGGCGTCTTTGAATCTGAAATGGACTGGAAAAACAAAAGCCATTCT gCTGCAAAAAGACACAGATTGAATCGATACCACAGTCATCGCTATGTCAATGGATCAAACTGTGACTTGACTGGTAAACCAAGAGAAGCTGAAGTTAGA TTTTTATGTGCTGAGAATGAGCTTGATACAATGACTAGGATTGATGAGCCAGAATCATGTCGCTATGTGATTACAGTACATACTATGAGGATATGCCATCATCCTTACCTGAAACCACCAGCCAAGGCTAAACCAAAGACAATCCTCTGCTACCCTCTACTCATGCAAGAACAATATGACCAATATATGCATCAACAGACTAAACATA GATATTCAAAAGAAGCACAGGAAGGAGATATTGCTGATGatgagaaagaaggaaaggagagTATCTCTGGAGATCTAGATGACTCAGATGATAATGaagacagtgatgatgatgatctagAACTACTTGAGGAACACCATCTCAATGGAGACGCATCAAATCTTGGACCTGATAAGGCCCTTGCAGAAAAAG aggttggcaggtctgctaTGCACCCTGATGAGCTAGCAAACTTACTTACAGAGGTTGTGGAAGGAGTACAAGGAACAATCAAGAAAATCAACTCTCAACTTGAAG GTGATGAAAGcattgatgatgacgatgatgaagatgatatggAGCTTCTCAAGATGGACTATAAGGCATTGATTGATGCAGTCAAATATCTACCTACAGAGAATCAAGCAGAAGCTATGGAACTAATCAAGGAGCTTGAAGAAACTTTTCAAAGTATTGATGCAATGGAGAAGGTGCTAGAT CAAATTGATGATGATTTGGAGGATTCATTGCAGCAATCAGACTCACCCTCTGAAGACCATGTCACAGTCTTAGAAACAAACATGGATGATGACATGATAGGAGAAGATGAAATCAATGAAGGTGTCACTGGAGAAAGTCtaatgaaagaagaaatgaaggaGAAAGGGGAGGAGGACAAGGAGGAATTTGAAGAGGAGGGGTTAGATGAGAATCATTTGACTGAAACATTAAACAGGCTTATTAGGAAGCTGAAAGAAAATG ATGGTGTTCAAAGAGATTCATCATCCTCAGATAATACTCCTTCAGAATCTGGTGATGTAAGCAACAGGGTCAGAGTACGGGTCACTAGGGTCAAGTTGGACAAGAATCAGAAGGCATCATCTGAGCAGGAGGTCAAGTTTCTAGATACAGATCATCAAGATATTGAAAAAGCCATTTCAGATCAATTAGAGAAATCTGGGGTAAATAAGAATG GTGCTAGTCAGTTTGAAGTGAGAATTTTGAGCTATGTACCAGAAGAATGGCCAGATCAAGGGACTGAGGAGGAAGGATTCGCTATATTGAATGAGGAAGATAGCAGCTATTTTAGGAATATGATCTTTAGTTTGGTG ATGAGGGATGATGGAGAGGTTCAATCACGACAAGCCAAACTTCAAAAGAATTATGGATTCCAATGGAATGCAGACCCAGATATGGACCAGTCTAAAATATCAGATGAGAGCCGAGACCAAGAAGAGGTCCAGATCCTCATTCCAAGATTCAGAACAAAAGATTCTTCTCAAGAACAAGGTCAATCAGATCCTGAAAGTTAA